Below is a genomic region from Odocoileus virginianus isolate 20LAN1187 ecotype Illinois unplaced genomic scaffold, Ovbor_1.2 Unplaced_Contig_22, whole genome shotgun sequence.
TTGAGTTTTGAATCATAGGTCTTGtcagctgctgccgctgctggtGTATCTGTAGCCTTTGGGGCACCTATTggtggagtattattcagcctagAAGAGGTAACTGCTTTTATCTGTCTGTAGAGCCACACTTGTGATTTTGTGCCAGAAATTCTGGCCATTGTCTGTGTATACAAAATTCTGGCCATTGTCTGTGTATACATTGTCTGTGTCCCAAAGTGCTCTGCCCAACTTCAGTGCTTTGCCACGGGACCAGAGATTTCCAGGCCATTTTCATCCTCAGCTCTAATTGCCACAGCACACTTTTTCACCCCAAATAGTTCCTGCATATTCACTTGAGTTGATTTTCTCGCTTTTTCTCCTATAGGTCAGCTACTACTTTCCCCTCAAAACACTGTGGCGTTCATTTTTTGCTGCTTTAGTGGCAGCATTCACTCTACGCTCCATCAATCCGTTTGGGAACAGCCGCCTGGTTCTATTTTATGTGGAGTTTCACACCCCGTGGCATCTCTTTGAGCTTGTGCCCTTCATTCTGCTGGGCATATTTGGTGGTCTGTGGGGAGCTCTGTTTATCCGCACCAACATTGCCTGGTGTCGGAAGCGGAAGACAACCCAGTTGGGCAAGTATCCTGTCGTAGAGGTTCTTGTCGTGACAGCCATCACTGCCATCCTGGCTTTCCCCAATGAGTATACCCGAGTGAGCACAAGTGAGCTCATCTCTGAGCTGTTCAATGACTGTGGCCTCCTGGACTCCTCCAAACTCTGTGATTATGAGAACCGTTTCAACACAAGCAAGGCGGGTGAGCTGCCCGACAGACCAGCTGGCGTGGGAGTCTACAGTGCAATGTGGCAGCTGGCCTTGACACTCATACTGAAAATTGTCATCACTATATTCACCTTTGGCATGAAGGTGAGGAGATTCTTTTGGTCCTTCCTGGATATTTGTGTGTCTATAGGTTTTCAGGGCAAAGCCACAATACTATAAAATTCTCATAGTTCATGGGGTATGTCCAATTTCACCCAGCGTTATCCACTACCCCACCCCAAGGCCCCTTTTACCCGCACATACCCTCAATATCCTCATAACTTCTTAGACAATTGTATGGCTATCTAAAATTGTCCAAGCCTAGTTTTAGGCCAAATGCAAACCTTGGTGATgagattttaaaagtagaaatgttttctccttttttgtggAAAACATATTTTGCCGCTCAAAAAGGATGGTGAGGTATTTATCCCAGTGCATTTTGTATCAAAGCAATATCTGACCAACACATTTTTGGCCCTTATAAAGTGGCTTTGGAGTTTACCAATAAAGCAAAGTAGTTGGTTGAAGTTGCCAACCATTTGAACCACTGAAAtagcaatttcatatggttcaacccAATATATAGCTAAATGTATTTTTTACAGTTGTTATCAGTGTCCAATTATTAAGAACTGCATAGGTGACCCTGAATTAATATTTAGACTATCAAAAGCTGATATCAGgacattatcttttattttcagtacTTGTTATAATTTCCATGTGTCAGAGGAAATCAAGAaggaaaatttgttttttcctcatCTTCCTTGGTTTTTATGtgtccaggcaacaatactggagtggattgccatttccttctccaggggatcttccagacccggggatattcctgacccagggattgaacctgagtctcctccatttcaggcagattctttatctgtaaccaccagggaagcccttcttttctTTAGCACTCAACTACCAATGTATTTCCTCTATTCTCtagagaaatagattcaaaacagaaaataagggcCAACAATGCAGTTTAGGGAGTACAGTAATCTCTGAATTCATATCCATCCTAAACATGTTGAACAGATTTGCAGTGCTTCTTGAGTTACTTTGCACCTCATGGCTTCATTCTTTGATTTAAAAGTGAATTTGCAGACCATCAGACCCACCCCAATTCAAATATATTCTAGAatcaaagttgttttaaaataatctgctGTTTGGGTTATCCCTGTCATCATTTTCCCTCTCTTAGCACAGAAATTTGAGAATGCACTATTGtattctggtggtggtggtttagtcccttagtcatgtctgactcttgtaaccgcatagactgtagcccaccaggctgctctgtctatggaatttcctaggcaagaatactagagtgggttgccatttccttctccagggatcttcctgacccagggattgaaccagtgtctcctgcattgcaggtgggttctttactgactgagccaccagggaagccccaattacaTTCTAGGAGttcaaaaaaaaagagtcaggagACAGATGGGGGTTCCTTTTTGGGATAGTCATGCAACCATAGTCACTACctcattaaaaaacttttttattctttcttttatactgTTAAACTGAAACCTCATGTGCCATCCTTTTTGTGTGGGCAGTGGATAAAGATTCAATACATGAGAGTGATTAGAAGCATTGCATTTAAACCCCATCAGCAACATTTACTAAATCTTGGCCTTAGATGagttcttaacctctctgtaccttAGATCCTTTGTGAGTTGAGGATAGTAACACCCGCCTCTTGGGGTGATtataaaaaacccacaaaatccAGTCTGTAGAGCATCCAGCATAGAGCATTGTAGATAGTCAATAAAGGGTAATCGCTGTTGATAAGAATTCAAAATTGGGTAAACTGTCTGCATATATGAGAAACTccatctattttcctttttctttgggaaAGGCTTAATTTCTACCTCCAGTTCTGTGTTGGTCTGGAGAGTTCAGGCTCTTGCCTGATGGACTCCGAATCAGGGTAAGCATCTTTGCAGTTGTACTTGCCTGCACGTCTCAGAGAACCTCTAGTCCCTGTAGTGTTACACAAATCTTTGCAGCCATTTGCTAGCATAGTGCATAGTTAGATTGTCATTGGCCTGTTTGCTTTGCAGAGGGTCAGTCCTCTAGTCCTTATGAGCCACGTAATTACATCACTTCTCACTGACCATCTGTTGCTTTCTCTTTGCAGATTCCTTCTGGTCTCTTTATCCCTAGCATGGCTGTTGGTGCTATAGCAGGTCGGCTTTTGGGAGTTGGGATGGAACAGCTGGCTTATTACCACCATGACTGGGCCATCTTCAATAGCTGGTGCAGTCAAGGAGCAGATTGCATCACCCCTGGCCTTTATGCGATGGTTGGGGCTGCAGCCTGCTTAGGTGAGTATTGTTTGCATTGATTTCAAAGAAATTGCTACCAAGATGGCATTATAAAGATGAGTTATACTATGCATGACTGActgtaggttttaaaaataaaataaactatccATTTCTTGTTGGGTTTGCCATTTTCAAGTGCTTTAAGAAGGCATTCTTTACCATATATCTCCATTCCTCCCCTTTGAGAGGAATTCTCTCAAATTCTGTCATATTGAGGAAGAAACCAGAAATTTGGACAAAAATACCTGCACAAGAATGTTCATCATGGTATTATGTGTAATAGCAAATAACTGTAATCAACCTAAAAGTGCAATAAGGGACTGGTTTTATGGTACATCCATATAACGCTATTCCATGGAGCCACTGAATGTGATGCtaatgtgtttaatatttttaaatacaatgtaaataaatTTGTACTAATATACAAAGTATTCCTAACATAAAGTTGGGATAAAAGGCATGGTGGggaatttaaacaaataatacaaattcatctatataaaaacatgtttttgaaaaaaagtcACTTGAAATTTTTACTCAGCATATTTCTAGGCAGTGAGTTTACAGGTAAGACTttcatttatatactttaaagatATATATAGTTTGCAGTTATTCTACAGTGGGCCTGCATGTCCCAGAGAACCTCTCACATCTGTGGTTTTATATAAATCATAGACATCTTATGCAATTACTTTTATTATTGGGAGTTGGTGGGGagcaacaaacaaatgaaaaaaagagtgaaGGAGGTATCTTTTGTAGAGGTTATTTTGAGAAGTgtgactcatgtccattgtaaaCTTGTTTGAATGTAGTTGCAGGAGTCTATGCAGTTGTAGGTGAGGGCCTCCTTTTAGTGATGTTTCTGATAAGTAACTTTTTCTGGATGGGGCCTGTGACAGGCCCATAACTGTAATGAATCCTATACTTTTCCTGCCTTCACTAAGTAGCCTGTTGTCTGTTTTTGCAGGTGGGGTGACTCGGATGACTGTTTCTCTTGTTGTCATAATGTTTGAACTAACTGGTGGCTTGGAATACATTGTGCCTCTAATGGCTGCAGCTATGACAAGCAAGTGGGTGGCAGATGCTCTTGGGCGGGAGGGCATCTATGATGCCCACATCCGTCTCAATGGGTACCCCTTTCTTGAAGCCAAAGAAGAGTTTGCTCATAAGACCCTGGCAATGGATGTGATGAAACCCCGGAGAAATGATCCTTTGTTGACTGTCCTTACTCAGGACAGTATGACCGTGGAAGATGTAGAGACCATAATCAGTGAAACAACTTATAGTGGCTTCCCAGTGGTGGTGTCCCGGGAGTCCCAAAGACTTGTGGGTTTTGTCCTCCGAAGAGACCTCATTATTTCAATTGGTAAGGATTTCATAAAGGGGACAAGGGGAGGTCCactatagaaataataaataaatatgcatgaggggaggggagggataaattaggagattgggattaacatatatacactactatatataaaatagatgaccaacaaggacctactgtatcacacagggaactatactcagtatcttataacaccctgtaatggaaaagaatctgacaaaacgtgtatatatatatatatatatatatatatatttgtatgtgtgtgtgtatgtgaaagttgctcagtcatgtcgactctttgcaatcacatggactgtagcctgcctcctctgtccatggaattctccaggccagaatgctagagtgggtagccattcccttctctaggggagcttcccaactcagggattgaacccaggtctcccacgttgcaggcggattcttttaccatttgagccaccagggaagcccatagaacagaatcattttgctgtgcacctcaaaataacacagcattgtatatcaactatacaataaataagcatgcatgcatgaaatggggaagacagaggggagaggggatCGGTTAGGGGCCAGAGGATAGAATCAGTCCTTCCTTTTTCAACCTTTTTCCCCCTActtttttcaaatagaaaatgcTCGAAAAAAGCAGGATGGAGTTGTGAGCACTTCCAtcatttatttcactgagcattcTCCTCCAGTGCCACCATACACCCCACCTACCCTCAAGCTTCGGAACATCTTGGATCTCAGCCCCTTCACTGTGACTGACCTTACGCCCATGGAGATTGTGGTGGATATCTTCCGCAAGCTGGGACTGCGGCAATGCCTGGTTACACACAATGGGTGAGAGCTCTTTGGTGAAATCAGATTGGgttaggagaagaaagagaacgTAGAGAGATTAAAGAAGGAAGAGCCCAACTCACAGGAACATTAGTAGCACTTATAGACCTTTTGGAAACTCTGAGATGAAGATGGATATGTTTCTCTCATTGTCATAATAGAGAAGACATTTGGGGAAGATAGTGGGTTTGAGAGATGTGAACTGCTGGTTGCACATCATAAATAACTCAGTTCCTCCCCTACAAAGGAAATAATTGTGTTCTTATGAACAGGCAGCACTGAAATTTAAATGGTACTAGGTAGTACATGTATGTTATTTCATCCTTACAATACCTTCATCGTTATTATTTACTGGTGAGAAAACCAGGTTCAAGTGAGGTTTAAAGATTTGCACAAGGACACCCCAGATGATGTCTAGTTGAAGTAGGCTTTAAACACAAGTTTTCTGACTCCTATGGCTAAGGCTCTTTCTTTCTGAGATATTTCTTATCAAGTAAAGGAAGCCATGTTAtttttattggggaaaaaaaagcaggttGAGGAGAAGGGTgggtttttgtgtatgtgtgtgtgtgcttgtgtgaacATGGTAATGTTAATCTAGTGATTGTATAAGAATTGCACTCTTGAAAATTTCTGAATAATGTAACAGATGTCGTGTAGAATTGAAATCAGTAAGGGGACTTTCCCTAACTGGTTCATTCAATCTTAACTAAATCTGAACTTCATGTAGGAACATATTCCACTAGATTCtggggagaaacagaaataaaagagaccACTGTCTGCCCTCAGGGAGTATACAGTGTTCTAGGGAAGCTGATAACAGAGCAAACTGGACAAATGCTACAGAAGAGATGTGCACAGAACATACTTTTCCTAGGAGGAGGGCACAGTTAGTTCTGGCTCGTAGGATCAGGAAAGGTGTTCTGGAAAAGGAATATTTGAACTGGGTTATGAAAGGTAAGACTTGTATATATAGAGAGTAATATACACAGGAAATAGCAGGACCTAACACCTAGAGGAAGTAATGCTTAAAGGGACCCATGCATTTGTCCATTTACCTGGTATATGTAATCTAGTCCTATTATCATTCTATAAGTGCAAATTGTGTTCTAAGACGAAGTTGAAAATGACAGAGGAGGAAAAGTGTCACCTTTGTGAATGTTATTTTAGCTAcaaattgatttttgtttgttatcttgttttatcttttagGCGATTGCTTGGGATCATTACCAAAAAGGATGTGCTAAAGCATATAGCACAGATGGCGAACCAAGATCCTGATTCCATTCTCTTCAACTAGAATCACAGGGTTTTACTGGATATAAAACAGGAAGGACATTGCAGACTATGGATATATTTTATTAACTGGGTACCCAAAACACATTTCCTACATTTGGGTGGTGAAGTTACATCAGTGTGTTGTCTCTTTCCTGCAAATTAACCAGTTGCACTACGTAATCTCTGGAAATTATTCTTCTCTTTAGGAGAAAATTCTATTAGGCTTCTGTGATATTGCATTAGGAAGATTTCATGAAAGAGTAAACAAGATTGCtatgatttaattattttctttccttttatttaaagatttttttttaatttaagacaTAATTGTTGGCCAATATGCAATCACTGAAAACTATGCAAGAGAAATTCCAAATGTCCTGACCTATAGCCTGCAGGAAGCTCATAAAAAAGTCACTTTTTTGGACTCTTAACTGTCATTGGTGGAAAATGAAGTGTAAACTAAGGGGCTTTGCTTTTCCAGCCACAGGAAGGAAAGCCAGAAGGAAAATAGTAATGGTATTTTCCAGACTGTGAATTCAGTTCAAATATTATCTTGTTCCTGTTACAGTATTTAGCATTATTAGttttgtatgtttatgtatatgttaattctaATGTCTGATTATAAGACAATGCTGCTTTGGTTAATCTCCTCTAAGTGAATTTAAAGAGATTAACTTTTATAGCTTGCTTGTTCCTGGTACTCTTTTGACGTGCACAAAGATAAATTATAGAATTTTCTCCTTGTCTGCAAATAGGCTAATTTTTCCAGGTGGTCTTTGTTGGCTAGTAGACAAAGACTTGGCCATGAATTTGTTAGTAACAAGGAATGATTTCTCCAGCTTCCTTGAAATGATTAGTAAAATTCTAAGCAAAGTCAATGACTAGGTCTTTCACATTTTTGTGAAGTCCCAATTAATCCTCTTACCCAGATGCCACCTCCATGAGTGATGGTGCTTTCGGCTTCTGGAATATACAAGAACAGTAAAGGGAACCAAATCTAGACTGCATGCTGGTAAACCAGGGAAGATTCCGAGCTGTATCTATGTTTTCATGCATTCCTTCGTAACAACCACCAGTACTAAAATGACTGGGCTCTCATGCCTCTTCCCAGTGTTAAGTACATTTAACAGGCCAGTGTTTTCCCCATGATGGTGAATTTAGGCTTGGGAGTACTTTCAGATATGTTCAAGGCATTGGAACAGGATCGGCAGCTCTGACTCCCTTGAGACTTCTTAGACTTCTAAATGCAGAACCATCCTGCGACCCAGGGATGTGTACAAGGCCTGGTGACACCTTAGGTGCTTGTATCCAATTGAAAAGGTGCCTGTCTCAATTTCCTACCACCTTTACTGCAGTAGAAAACATCTAGGGACACCCGGTGGAGTTACAGAGCCACCACCATCATTCCAACTACGTTTTCTACGTTTTTACCCACATGCTGTTGTTTCCCCtccattcttctcccttttccatGCCTTAGTCCTGAGTCCTCTCTTTGGGATTGAGCACTGTGCCCAGTTAATCATTCCTGTTACAAAAAGATAACTCCTGGAGCTAGTTAAATTGTAAACCCAGCCTCCAGAAGCTTACAGCCCATGGACCAGAGAGGCAACACACAGCCATTTGCTTTGCTCTATAGTCCAACAGCTACTGCCATGCCTCCATTCCCATGCTGATGCCCACAGCAGTGAGACTCAAATGCTAGGGGAGAGAGCTGAACCTTTCCCATTTTCCAAGTCTGTTCCCAGCACTTCCCACCATCCTTCCAGCCTAGAATCAGCAGTCATTCAGCATAGCctttccctccctctgtctcctgtgtTCAAGCACCTCAGTGtacctcattttttaaagttgctgATCTCTGATTCTAGGATTTTTTACCCCTAGTTCTTATGTTTCCAAAATCTGAAATTCTTTTATTGCCCAGAACTAGGGAGCCAAGGCTTATTTCGATTTTTAGCTTTAAAGTATCAAGGCAGTCACCAGagcttttcctttaaatataacACTCTagcattttaatgaaaaagaaaagaccctcCCTAGGTTTTATTATATTATAGTCATGACTCAGTAACTTCACAAGCGACAAATAAGTCATTTGTCTCTTCTTTGCCACTGATTCCCTCAAAAGAGATGTGGCTATTTGCCCTACCACCACATCTGTTGTGCAGAAATCAAAGTTCTTATGTGTGTACTTCTGGTTCACTACCTGTCTTTTCTTATCAGCCGTCCAACTAAAGTTTGCAAAACAGGAAATGTTAATATTTCTGGTATTTGATGACAGTGAAAGGTTTGGTCACATTTCTTAGGGCAGCGGTGATATGGAGGGTATATAAGTTTGCCTTTGTGTTTCTTCTAGGctctgttttttatttgaaaCAGATGAGCCAGTGTTCAGGTGCTACTTCAGAGAATAAATTCAAGAAATCAGATAATACTGTGCCAAGGTATACCTTCTAGATGCTAAGCACTGATTGGCCCGCCAGAGAAAAACATCCCTTTGATACCTCACTCCTAATAAATCTCATTCATTAACCTCAGCTTCTCAGGAATCCTTGTAACTATATGCTAAAAGTACCTGTAGTTTATGATATCCATTATATGTCCAGTCCTATGGTTTGGCTCAAAGTTTGGCTAATTGTGGTAGCGCTCTCTGCTAGCCTGCTAGCTCAGCACCTTAACATTCAGAGTTTCTTATCTTGAGGCAAAGGAAAATGTTCTTTCTGCCGTTGCCAATTCAGCAGTTATACATCATTAAACCAACAGAGCTGATATAGGGAGGTCTGTGAGTAGTTAGAAATGGTCGCATACCTCAGTGGCAAAAGACTGGGAGACCAGTCTATTCTGGTATTGAGAGAAGTTTTCCCAACACAAGGGAAGGATTTCTAAAAGAATGCCAATAAGCACTTCGAGAGAGGGTTTTCCAAAGCAAAATATCTGTAGGCATCCAGCCATGAAAGGAGTGTCTAGATTTTTTTTGAGagtctagattttaaaaaatctaacagCTATGTTTTGTATCTTCAGATCTTCAATGTAAAGAATTAAACGAATAAAGCTGAGGCATGTTTGGATACACCATTGGCAGAAGCAGGGAACTGACTGAACATGCAAAGTAATGGCCACTTTTAAGATCATTTCTGTTCAGACACTCTCCTCTTTTCTGGCTCCAGTCTGGCTCAGCCCAGCTGTGGAGTAGAGGTGGTATAATCCATAGAACCCATATCCTCTGGTGGATAATCTGACATTGACAATACTTTGGATGTGCCAGCTGGCAGAGCAGTCAATCTGTTTTGCTTCTGGAACTGCAAAGGAGTTCAGTTGTTTTGACACCAGAGACTGAATCTGAACCCTTTACAGAAAGAGCAGAGAACAGCATCAATTTCTCTATCAAGTCTTCAATTGCGCTTGACCACAAGAATGATAAATTAATGGGGACTTTGTGTGGTCTAAGACTGTGAAGTAATTCTTAACTATGAATTTATGAACCTATTCAGGTGGAGGGGAGGagcaaatatgtttttttaaaaacaacgtGCAATAGAGTCCAACAGGGAAAGTAATCACCACTGTATGTTTTAAGTATTTGAATCACCTGTCCTGGTTGGGTCCTGACCTTGGTTTGTTTAGTTAGGTGGTGAGTATACCCCATGGTATCTttcggttttgttttttttaataaatcataagGAGTGCAGGTTTTGAAgttgaatatttaataaatgatagtgAAGACAGTTATTGAAAATTTGAAATGGCCAGTGTGTTTTATATTGCTAAAGTACTTACTGGTGATGGACCACATTGTATTGTGAagaattgttttacttttatcaacTCAGAACCATACTCAGGCCACTCATCTGTTCAGAGAAAGCAGGAGAGTGTCTTTCATGGTGGTACATAGAGTATTGAGCTCTTGAAAACCCGGAGAAAAATTAGGGGTTTAGAAAGTAAAGGGGCGGTGGAATGGTGAgtccttaaaaaaatagatgtcTAAATATGTGGTCTGAACTTAAGTGTCCTacaatcttgattttttttaaaccacctcTGGGATTACCTGGATTCCCTTTGGAGAGAGGGTGGAAAGTTATAGCAGTGGAAAAACCCTagtaagaaaatatatgaattctTGTAAGATGGTGGGAGGAAGGTCATTCCATGCCCCAAGCCAAACACCCTGACATTTATTAAACTGCTTGATTTATGTGCCTCAAGGGGAGAATAGTTAGTAGTGGCTGAAAGAGCAGGCTTTCCAAGCAACATAGAGGCTCAAAGCAGCATTTGGTTGGAGGCAGTCTACTTTTATGGAGAGGGCTGGCCCAAGACCAGACATCTGCTCATGGAGGAAGGCAGTGTCTCCTGCCATTGCCTAAATGATAAGCTTTTGGTAGATTATCTTGAATTTtgatagcaaaatattttaaaaatctatgtcgTTAGCCTCCTTGGTATATGCTTATTctatattagaaagaaaaaaagtgacagtGTCTCAGAGCTCAGGGAGCTTTGTAAATTTGAACTGAAATTGGTGTAGTAGACCTGTGGCGACCACTCAACTGTGCTCTGCCTCAATTTTGATTGCTTGCCCCAAGGGGAGACTTTCTTGGACTAGTAGGTATTAGCAACTTCAAGTCACTCCCCAAATGTTTGCTGGTCACATCTCATTTCTAAACATCTGCATCTGGGCAAAGTTTTGAAGTGACATAAGGAGCAAAATTGATTTTCCACCATGTAATCTTATTTTGCCAAATCatccaagaaagaaggaaagtctgTGATGTGTGGAGTTTGCATTTCTTGGATGGAACCTGTCAGGTCATCCAGTTCAATCCCACAGTCATAAATTCCTACCTCTTTAAGTTCCTGCCAAAGGGTCTTCAGCCTCTGTGTGCACACTCATTGCATGAATGCCTTGCCTAAAGTTCAGCCTTTTAAGGGGAAAAGGCGTGTGGCAGTATACAATGTGAGGGTTTAAATAAAtgatctctccctctcctcctctctcctgtctgcctctgtctctctgtttctgtctcttgcCTGCTATGCCctaaattcaaaattttatcaTGTGTTATAAGTGTGTTGTTTTGAATATGGAccttggaggagggaaaagaTCATTCTGAGAGTAGAGAATGACTTCTGAGTTCATGGAGCCAACAGGACTTTGCTCCGCTTTAGGGGCTAGAGCCAGTGATACCTGCTGGCAGTGTCCAGGGCTTTAGCATCTCGATGCAGACATGTGAAATATTCATTGCTAAACGTTATTCTCATCTACTACTGGTCCAAATATGTTGAAAGTCAGAGGCGATCTAGAACTTGATGAGTGAAATGCCTCTTGGCAGAATGAAGGTGAGGGAGTAGCCTGGGTTGATTTTGTCAGGGTGGGGATGTTTCGCCTCATTATCTTCTGACTGTACCTCAACTATATAGTCCTTCAACagtgctcctcctcctccattttACTTTATCCCTtatcctctctctttcccc
It encodes:
- the CLCN5 gene encoding H(+)/Cl(-) exchange transporter 5 isoform X2 yields the protein MMDFLEEPIPGVGTYDDFNTIDWVREKSRDRDRHREITNKSKESTWALIHSVSDAFSGWLLMLLIGLLSGSLAGLIDISAHWMTDLKEGICTSGIWFNHEHCCWNSKHVTFENRDKCPEWNSWSQLIISTNEGAFAYIVNYFMYVLWALLFAFLAVSLVKVFAPYACGSGIPEIKTILSGFIIRGYLGKWTLMIKTITLVLAVSSGLSLGKEGPLVHVACCCGNILCHCFNKYRKNEAKRREVLSAAAAAGVSVAFGAPIGGVLFSLEEVSYYFPLKTLWRSFFAALVAAFTLRSINPFGNSRLVLFYVEFHTPWHLFELVPFILLGIFGGLWGALFIRTNIAWCRKRKTTQLGKYPVVEVLVVTAITAILAFPNEYTRVSTSELISELFNDCGLLDSSKLCDYENRFNTSKAGELPDRPAGVGVYSAMWQLALTLILKIVITIFTFGMKIPSGLFIPSMAVGAIAGRLLGVGMEQLAYYHHDWAIFNSWCSQGADCITPGLYAMVGAAACLGGVTRMTVSLVVIMFELTGGLEYIVPLMAAAMTSKWVADALGREGIYDAHIRLNGYPFLEAKEEFAHKTLAMDVMKPRRNDPLLTVLTQDSMTVEDVETIISETTYSGFPVVVSRESQRLVGFVLRRDLIISIENARKKQDGVVSTSIIYFTEHSPPVPPYTPPTLKLRNILDLSPFTVTDLTPMEIVVDIFRKLGLRQCLVTHNGRLLGIITKKDVLKHIAQMANQDPDSILFN
- the CLCN5 gene encoding H(+)/Cl(-) exchange transporter 5 isoform X1, which produces MATWQGAMDHRGFHQGSFNSFQSSSSDEDLMDIPGTAMDFSMRDDVPPLDGEIEENRSYNGGGIGSSNRMMDFLEEPIPGVGTYDDFNTIDWVREKSRDRDRHREITNKSKESTWALIHSVSDAFSGWLLMLLIGLLSGSLAGLIDISAHWMTDLKEGICTSGIWFNHEHCCWNSKHVTFENRDKCPEWNSWSQLIISTNEGAFAYIVNYFMYVLWALLFAFLAVSLVKVFAPYACGSGIPEIKTILSGFIIRGYLGKWTLMIKTITLVLAVSSGLSLGKEGPLVHVACCCGNILCHCFNKYRKNEAKRREVLSAAAAAGVSVAFGAPIGGVLFSLEEVSYYFPLKTLWRSFFAALVAAFTLRSINPFGNSRLVLFYVEFHTPWHLFELVPFILLGIFGGLWGALFIRTNIAWCRKRKTTQLGKYPVVEVLVVTAITAILAFPNEYTRVSTSELISELFNDCGLLDSSKLCDYENRFNTSKAGELPDRPAGVGVYSAMWQLALTLILKIVITIFTFGMKIPSGLFIPSMAVGAIAGRLLGVGMEQLAYYHHDWAIFNSWCSQGADCITPGLYAMVGAAACLGGVTRMTVSLVVIMFELTGGLEYIVPLMAAAMTSKWVADALGREGIYDAHIRLNGYPFLEAKEEFAHKTLAMDVMKPRRNDPLLTVLTQDSMTVEDVETIISETTYSGFPVVVSRESQRLVGFVLRRDLIISIENARKKQDGVVSTSIIYFTEHSPPVPPYTPPTLKLRNILDLSPFTVTDLTPMEIVVDIFRKLGLRQCLVTHNGRLLGIITKKDVLKHIAQMANQDPDSILFN